A part of Schistosoma mansoni strain Puerto Rico chromosome W, complete genome genomic DNA contains:
- a CDS encoding SmKK7, with protein sequence MKLYFIFFLLVIYCGFYSEAKPGRVKCSAQCWETGIKCKNDCRNNACKRNCQDGVRDCIREVCKVSEHVDTYDEHKLHD encoded by the exons ATGAAG CTCTACTTCATTTTCTTTCTGTTGGTGATATACTGTGGATTTTACAGCGAAGCCAAACCTGGCCGAGTCAAGTGCAGCGCACAATGTTGGGAAACAGGAATAAAGTGTAAGAATGACTGTAGAAACAATGCGTGTAAAAGAAATTGCCAAGATGGAGTTAGAGATTGTATACGTGAAGTATGCAAAGTAAGCGAGCACGTGGATACCTATGATGAACATAAATTGCATGACTAA